The window TGCACTTTTCATGTTTTCTACTTCTTTTCCTTCAATATTTCTAATCATATTTGATATTACTATAGGAAGTTTTTTACTTATTGCAAATTTTGATAATTCTTGCATATATCTCATGAAGAGGGAATTTTTTTTAAATGTGGATTCATCAGTTTTGTATTCATATGAAAATAAATCAGTAATATTATCAATTACTATTAGAGAATAATCATTAGTTTCAAAATTTTTAATAGATTTTATTTGTTCAGAAGAATTTCTTATTCTTGAAACAGTAATTTTTTCTAGAAAATTTATTTCACTCATTGATTGTTTTTGGATTTCTAAAATTCTCTCTGGCCTAAATCCACCAGTTGTATCAAAATATAGAACATGGCCACCATTTTTGATTGAATTTATTGATAATTGAAGTAGAAGTTGAGTTTTTCCTGTTCCATTTCCTCCAAAAATATCTACTATCAAACCTTCTGGAATTCCACCTGACAAGAATTCATCTATTTTTTGTAAACCAGTAGAGATCATTTGTATAATTAATTGAAAAAGAAGAAAAAATTTAAGGAATTTCAATTTTTACAAAAGAGGTAAGGCTTTTATTCTAGAGAACAAAGTTGCAATTCAAGTGAATAATTAGTGTCTCAATCAAACAGTGCAAAAAGACCTTTAACTACTCTTCAAAAAAGTACCAAAAAGAAAGTTACCGTGAGACTAAAAAATGAGGTAGAGTACAAAGGGAAGATGGATAATGTTGATTCTTACATGAATTTGATTATGACTGATGCTGAAGAGCTTCATGACGGTAAAACAATTGCAAATTATGGCAGAGTTATTGTTAGAGGAAATAACGTGTTGTTCATTAAATTAGAAAATGAACTCTAGTAGGTTTTTCCTATGACAAATAATTTCCTATTCACATCTGAATCAGTAACAGAAGGTCATCCAGACAAAGTTTGTGATAATATTTCTGATGCATTTTTAGATGAATATCTTAGACAAGATCCCAATTCCAGAGTTGCTATTGAAACAATGGTTACTACGGATTATGTAGTTATATCCGGAGAAGTTACATCAAAGGCTAATTTTGATAAAAAAGAACAAGAGGAATTAGCTCGAAAAACAATAAGAGAAATAGGATATGATAACAAAGACTTGATGTTTGATGCGGATACATGTCAAATTAATTTAAAGCTGCACTCACAAAGTCCGGATATTAGCCAAGGAGTTACAGCAACAGAAGAAAAAGAGCAAGGAGCTGGTGATCAAGGATTAATGTTTGGTTATGCTACTAATGAAACAGAAGAGTTGATGCCTATGCCAATACTTTTAGCTCATAAACTTATTCAAAGATTATCACAAGTCCGAAGAGAGAAGATTTTACCTTGGGTTAGACCTGATGGTAAATCACAAGTATCAGTAAGATACGAAAATAATAAACCAACAAAAATTGAAACAGTTGTGGTCTCAACACAACATGCACCAGAAATATCTCAAGAGGAAATTTCAAGAAAAATAATTGATAAAGTAATCAAACCAGTATTAGGAAATCTTTGGAATGATCAAATTAAAATCCACATAAATCCAACTGGAAAATTTGTAATTGGTGGTCCTCATGGGGATGCTGGTTTAACTGGTAGAAAAATAATTGTTGATACATATGGTGGATTTGGAAGACATGGTGGAGGGGCTTTCTCTGGAAAAGATCCTTCCAAAGTTGACAGATCTGCATGTTACATGTGTAGATATATTGCCAAAAATCTTGTTGCCGCTGGACTAGCAGAGAGATGTGAAGTTCAAGTTGCATATGCAATAGGAGTAGCTGAACCAGTTTCTCTTTATGTAAATACATTTGGAACAAATAAAATTCCAGAAAATCAGATTGAGGAATTGGTAAGGAAAAATTTCGATATGAAACCATCTGGAATTATTTCTCAGTTAGATCTTAAAAGACCAATTTACAAAAAAACTGCTTCATATGGACATTTTGGAAGAAATGAACCTGAATTTACATGGGAGAAAACAGACAAAGCTGAAATACTAAAACAGTCTGCCGGACTCTAATAATTCCAGTACAGATTGAAATTTAATTTGAGAGATTTTTGTTAGTTTTTGGTGATTTCCTTTAAAATTCCCTATCAGAATATTTAGATCATCTACTCCATAATCAGATTTAATTTTATTAATAGCATTATAGTATGAATCTTCTAAATTTATTTTTTGTATGGAAGTCTTTGTTTTTTTAGAGAATAATTTTACATATTGTTCAAAAGTAACAGTTTCAGGACCAACTAGATCTAGGATTTTATTTTGAAATTCTATTCTCATAATTGATTCAAAAATGACTTTAACTACATCATCAATGTAAATTGGTTGAATCAAATAGTTTCCTGGGCCTGGAATTTGTAGTTGATTATTTTTAATTTGTTTTTTTAATAGTTTTGTAAGATAATCATCTTTTCCAATGATGTAGGATGGGCGAAAAATTGTGAAATTCAATCCTGAATTAATAATTGATCGCTCTGCTTTATACTTAGAAATGAAATAACCTAAAGAAGTGTTTGAGGAAACACCAAGACCACTTAGATAAACAATTTTTTTAATTTTTGCATTTTCACACAAGTTTACAATTTTTTTTGTTAGTTCAACATTAATAGAATTATAATCAATTTCTACAGATTGTTTTCCAATACCTATTAAATGAATTAGTGCATCTGAGTTTTGAATTTTTGAAATTATGTTTTTTTCATCAAAGTTTTTTGAGATAATTTTTATTTCATTTTTTAATGGTTTGAAATCCCTTCTCGAAATTGAAATCAATTTAACATTGTTTTTAGACAAATATTTTCTTAGATTCTTTCCAATAAATCCAGTTGCACCAGTAATGACAACTTGATTTAATTTAACCATGAGAATTACAGGTAATTTTTTTATTTTAATCTATTTGGTATTGAAGAAACAGGTACAAACAAGAGTTAATACAGTAAAATTGATATGACAAATGTGGAAGAAAAGACAAAGTTAAGAACAGGTTTCACAACTGGAAGTTCAGCTACTGCTGCTGCCAAAGCAGGATTATTATCAATAATAAATCATAAAAAAATTCAAAATGTAGAAATTTTGTTACCAAATAGAAATTCAATACAAATTCCAATTAACTTTTGTGAGTTTGGAACAAACTTTGCAAGATGTGTAGTGATTAAAGATGGAGGTGATGATCCTGACGTTACACATGGTGCTGAGATCGTTGTTGAATTAGAAATTACTGAAAAAAGTAACACAATTGAAATTAATGGTGGTGAAGGTGTTGGGATTGTTACAAAACCTGGTTTGGGTTTGGAGATAAACAAGCCAGCAATTAATCCAGTTCCTAAAAAAATGATTATTGAGAATTTAAGAGAAATTGGAGAAAAAATGCTTGAAAAAAATGGAATTAGAATTCTAATTTCTGTTCCAAAAGGAAAAGAATTAGGACCAAAAACCGATAATCCAAGATTAGGAATTAAGGACGGGATTTCAATTTTAGGAACAAGTGGAATTGTAGTACCATTTTCTACTGCATCTTATGCTGCATCAATTAGACAGAATTTGGATGTAGCAATTGCTATGGGTAATGACACAGTTGTGTTAACAACAGGAGGAAGAAGTGAAGATTTTGCAAAGAAAATTGTAGATTTACCAGAGCATTGTTTCGTTCAGATGGGAGATTTTTCTGGATATACTATTCAACAGTGTAGTAAAAAAAATATCAAAAAGGCATTTGTTGTTGGATTCATAGGAAAGCTTGCAAAGATGGCTGCAGGTGTAAAACAAACTCATGTTAAGGGATCTAAAGTAGATATGTTATTTTTATCAGAACTTGCAAAAAAAGCTAATGCCAAAGATAGTGTAATTGAAGATATCAAAAAGGCAAATACTGCAAGACATGTATCTGAAATAATTCAAGAAAATAAGATAGATGGTTTTTTTGAATTAATATGTAATGAAACTCATAAACATATGAGAAAACATTCTGAAGAAAAAGTATCAATTGATGTAATATTGTTTGATTTTGAAGGAAATGTTTTGGCTAGAAAATCTGAAGAGTAAGGTATTTTATTAAAGTCTGAAGGTTTTGAATATGGAAAAAACTTCAGTTTTAGCAATTACTAAAAATGGGGTAAATATTGGATTAAATTTGAAAGAATTATTTCCAAATTGGAGAATTTATGCTCCAGAAAAATTTTCAGATAAAAATAATAATATTATTTGGTATTCTGAGCCTACATCAGATAAAATTATAGAACTTTTCAAAAATAATAATGCATTAATCTGTCTTTTTTCATTGGGCGCAGTAATTAGATTGATTGCCCCACATCTCAAAGATAAAAAAACAGATCCTGCAGTAATTGTAATTGATGATAAAATAAATTTTGTGATTAGTGTTTTATCTGGACATATAGGAGGTGCAAATGAGCTAACACAAGAAATTGCAACAAAATTAGATGCAATACCAGTAATCACTACAGCGGCAGATGTTAACAAAACAATAGCAGTTGATCTTGTTGGAAGAGATTTTGGGTGGAAAATTGATGATGATTCTACAGTAACTAGAATTAGTGCACAAATGGTAAATGAAGAGCCTATTGGTGTATTTCAACAAGCTGGGAATAAAAATTGGTACAAAAATTTACCAAAAAATGTAACAATTTATGATGATTTTGAACAATTAAAAAAATCAAATTCTAAAGCATATCTAATAATTTCTGATGAATTAATTGATGATGTATTATCAAAAGAATCTGTCATCTATCGTCCCCCAAGTTTAGTAATTGGTGTTGGACTTCACTGGGATACTACAAAAGAAGAAATCATGAATGGGATCAAGTTATGTCTTAAGAAGTTTAGATTAAGTGAAAAATCAATTTCAAAGCTTGTATCTATAAAAAAACCACAAGATGTGCAAGGGTTAATAGACATTGGAAAAGAACTAAAAGTTCCCGTGGAATATGTCAACAGAGAGGATCTTGCAGAAATTACTGCCCCAAATCCTTCAGAAACTGTAAAAGCCTTTGAAGGAACTGCAAGTGTTTCAGAAGCTGCAGCAATCAAAGTTTCTGGTGGAGAACTTGTTGTAGAAAAGCAGAAATTTCCACCAAATTTGACAATAGCTATAGCGAGGATTGTAAATTGAAGCGGGGATTATTATTAATCGATAGAGGGAGCAGGGAAAGAGAGGCATCAGAAGAATTAGAAATAATTTGTAAAGGAATTATGGCTAAAGGCAACTATGAAGTTGTAGATTTCTGTTTCTTAGAGGTAGAACCGCCATATATTGAAGACGGGGTATCAAAATGTCTTAAAGAGGATATTGATTCTTTAACTATAGTTCCATATTTTTTGTATCCCGGTAAAAAAGTTAAAAATGCAGTAACAGATGTAATGAAATTTCAAAAAGATACCAAGGTAAAATTTTTAGTGACAAAACCAATGAGCATGCATAAAACATTAATTGATATTGTAGAAAATAGAATATCTACAACTCTAAAAGAGAATCAAATAACCATTCCAAAGAAAGAAGTGGATGTAATGATTATTGGTCACGGTAGCAAAGATCCTAATGCTCAGATATCACTTAATTATATTGTAAATGATTTAAAAAATTCTTATAGAAATGTCAGCAGATGTTGGTTAGAAATTGAACAGCCTGATATTTTTGAAGGAATAAAAAAATGTGAAAAAGATGAACCCAAAGTTCTAGTGATTGTTTTTTATTTTCTTCATGAAGGAGCACATGTCAAAACTGATATCAATAATGATTTAATTCCAGCATTAGATAAGTCTAATATAAAAAAATCATACATAACAAAACACATAGGAACAGATCAAAAAATTATTGATTTAATTATTGAGAGAGCAAAAGAGGTAGAAGATGCAAACTGAAAAAGGCCAATCAATTGAAGATGCAAGTATGCAGATGATTGAGGAAGAAATAGGTGAACACAGTTATAATGAAATGGAATGGCCAATCGTTAGAAGAATAATTCATTCAACAGCTGACTTTGATTTTGCAGATAAGAACAGAGTAATTTTTCAAAAAAATGCAATTCAAAGTGGAATAAATGCATTAAGAAATGGATGCAGTATTGTAGTTGATGTAAATGGAGTGATTGGGGGTTTGAATAAACAAAATCCAAAAGATTTTGGGAATAATATAATCTGCAATATTTCAGATCCAAAAATGATGGAATTGGCAAAAAAGGAGGGAAAAACACGCTCTCAAGTATCAATGAGGGCAGCAAAATCAGATATTAATGGAGGAGTTGTAGCCATTGGAAATGCACCAACTGCACTTTTGGAAGTAATTCAGATGGTAGAGGAAGGAATTGTAAAACCAGCTCTAATTATTGGAATACCAGTTGGATTCATTTGTGCAGCAGAATCAAAGGAAGAATTATCAAAACTAGAAGAAATACCATTTATCACTAATTTAGGTAGAAAAGGTGGAAGTTCAGCTGCCTCTGCAATAATTAATGCACTATTCAAATTAATCAGAGCAGAATTAGGTTCTTGAGTATTTTATACAATTATTTACAAAAATTTTTGCATAGTTAGAACTATCAAAATAGAGATGGCCATATGATGCAAGAGTGTTATTTTGCATCATTCCATCTTTATGATTTTTGATCCCATCACCAATTTCTAAATCATATACAAATTTTGAATCATTAGAAACATCTTCTAATTTAGAATAGTGAAATTCATGTCCTTGAATGGAATGTGGTTTATATGAAATGGGAGTTTTTTTAATTATCTTACCCTTTGTGTAATTTAGTGTCATTTTTTTAGTCATTCTTGTTTTTGCATCAAACAAACCAATCATTTGGTATTTTTTATTATCAATTTCTATAGATTTTGTGAGATACATTAATCCACCGCATTCAGCATAGATAGGGATATTATCTTCAGCTAAATTTTTTATTATTTTTTTCATTGACTGATTTTTTGCAAGTGATGAACCTAATACTTCAGGAAATCCCCCACCTATGTAAATTCCATCACATTTTGGGATTTTTTTGTCTTTAATTGGGCTGAAAAATTTTATAGTTGCACCTTCTCTTCTTAATGATTCTAAATTATCTTGATAGTAGAAATTAAATGAAGTATCTAGTGCTACAGCAATAGTAATTTTTTCTTTTTTATGTTCAGGTTTAGATATTTTTGGAAGAATAATTGAATTAGTTGCTATTGAAATTATTTGTTGAATATCCAAAGTTTTTGATATAATTTTTGAGATTTTTTCAATTTGGTTTTTCAGAGTTTTTTTATCCAATGTAGAAATTAATCCTAGATGTCTTGATTCTAAATTCAAAAGAGGATTTTTTGGAATTGTCCCAATAATTGGAATTTTAATTTTTTCTAATGCATTTTTACATAAAAATTCATGCTTTTTGCTTCCTATTTTATTAAGAATTACACCTACAATTCGAGAATTATTATGAAATTTTAGAAATCCCAATAGTGTTGCTGCAATTGAGCGGGCTGTTTTACTTGCATCTAAAACTAAGATAACAGGAGATTTTGTTATTGAAGCAACATGATGTGTACTAGCAAAGTTTGAGTGACCAGAGAATCCATCATAATAACCCATAACTCCTTCAATAATTGATATATTGCTTTTAGAATTTGAGATAAAACTTTTCAAAAGATTAGTCCTTCCCATCAACCAAGCATCTAGATTGTATACTTCACGGTTTGAAATACTTGAAAGATAACTAGGATCAATATAGTCAGGACCTACTTTGAAAGGTTGAATTGAAAATCCTTGTTTTTGAAGAGCATAAATGATAGAGCAGGTAATAGAAGTTTTTCCTACTCCACTTGTTGCTCCAGCTATTACTATTCTAGGAATTTGCAATTTGCATGACTAGAACCAGTTTTTATTTAAAGTGATATGTTTTTAGAAATCCTCAATGTTTTTAGTTAGAATATTAAACTAAAGAACATGGAAAAAGATGGGTTAGTTATTGTTTATACTGGTAAAGGGAAAGGAAAAACAACTGCTGCTTTAGGATTAGCTTTGAGAGCTACTGGTTATCAAAAAAAAATTTGCATGATTCAATTCATTAAAGGATCATGGCATTATGGAGAAATGGATTCATCAAAGAGGCTAGAACCAGAATTTGAAATGGTAGCTATAGGAAAAGGATTTGTTGGAATTATTGATGACAGGAGTACAAAGGAAGAACATGAAAAAATTGCAAATGAAGCAATAAAGATCAGTAGTGAAAAAATCCAGTCAAAAAATTACGATATAATAATTTTAGATGAGGTTAATTATGCAGTAAATTTAGGATTGGTATCACTCAATGATGTTTTAAATTTAATAAAATCCAAACCGAAAGAATTGGATTTAGTACTTACTGGAAACTATGCTAAAGAAGAGGTTATTGAAATGGCTGATCTAGTTACAGAAATGAAGGAGATAAAACACCCGTTTCAAAAAGGAATTAAAGCCAAAAGAGGAATTGATTTTTAGTCAGCAACATTAAATTACACAGATAGGGGTTTTAGAAGAAATGTCTACAGAAATTCAAGAAATGCCTGAACAGGGAGAAATTGTACTTGCTACAATTACCAAAGTGATGGATCATGGGGCATATGTTACATTAGATGAGTATGATGATATTCAGGGATTTTTACATATTTCAGAGATTGCACCAGGGTGGATAAGATCAGTTAATAGATTTATTCGTGATGGTGAGAAAAAAGTTCTCCTTGTAAAGAAGGTAAATTCACAGCGTGGAGATATTGACTTGTCACTTAAACAAGTATCAAATGATCAGAAAAAACAAAAACTAAAAGAAGTTAAAAAATTTGAAAAAGGTAAGACAATTTTGCAAAATGTAAAAGAAAAGGCAAAATTATCTGATACTGAAATTGAAAAATTAGAAGACAGTATTTATTCTAAATTTGATTCAGTATATGATGCATTTATTGAAATAGCAAGAAATGGAATTGAATCAGTAAAAGATCTAAAACTCGCAAAAAAAACTGCAACAGTTATTGAAGAGATTTGCTCAAAGATTAAGCTGCCATCAGTAGAAATAAGAGGAATAATGGAAATTACAAATCAAGGATCAGATGGTGTAGAAATAATTAAAAAAACTTTATTGGATGCAATAAAAAAAGATTCTACTATTGATATAACTTATCTTGGTGCACCAAAATATCGATTATCAATTACATCTGAAAATTTCAAAGCTGCAGAAAAAGCTCTCAAACCAATAATTGCTGAAATACAAACTAATATAGAAAAAAAGAAAGGATCATTCAAATTTACTAGGGAAGAATCTAAGAAAACCAGAGAGAACTAAAATGAGATTTCAATTAAGAAAATGTTTGAATTGTAATCATTATACATTAAAAGAAAAATGTGTAAAGTGTAACCAAGATACAATTTCTGCACATCCAGCAAAATTTTCACCTGATGACAAATATATGAGATACAGATTAGCAGACAGATATACTTAGATTAAATTTTTAGAGAAAATATTCATAACATTTAAGAATTATTAGGGTGGTGAATACCGTCCTTCAAGTTTAGTTTCAGCAATAATATGATTTTTCATTGAATTTTCTAATTCTTTTTTGGTAGAACCTTCTTTTAGATCTAATTTTGTATCTAATGCATATAGTTTGAAGATGTAAGTATGTTCTTTATCTGGCGGAGCAGGACCACCATATCCAATTTCTCCAAAATCAGTTTTACCTTCAATACTATTTTTTGGAGTAGAATTTTCTTGAATTTCTAGGGAGTTAGGTTCAATATTCCATAATACCCAATGAACCCAAACCTTTCCAACAGCCCCCATAGCATCAGGATCATCCATAATTAATGCCAGTGATAACGTATTATCTGGAACTCCTTTGATTTTTAGTGGAGGATTATGATTACCATGTTTATAACCAAACTTCTTTGGAATTACTTCTCCATTTTGGAATGCATCACTTTCTAGAGTTAATGACACCATAGATTTTATTTAAAATACATTAAGTTAAATTTTTCTAAGATTCCAAAACTATTTTATCATTTGAAAGTGAAATGATAGAGCTGCCAAGTTTTTTAACATTTTTTTTAAGTTCCTTGTCCATTGTTGCAATAATTACATTATTCTTTGAAGCATAATTAAGTAATTTTTTATCGGCAAATGATCCATTAATAGGGATTATTTTGAATTTTTTTATGAAATCTAAAGTTATCGATATGCTATTTTTCTTTTCTGGATTTTTTAATAATTTTAATAATTCATTTTTTACTACTTGAGGAACTACAAAAGTAATTTGGCCAATTTCTGTACCTAAATTATCTATATTTTTTATTCTTTTATTAGCAATATGAATTAGAAAATTTGTATCACAGATAACTTCAACCAACTATTCCTGCACCAATTAATCGCCATCGTTCTGATATTCTTCTACTTATTGCTACATTTCCACCATCAAAAATGCATGCAGGTCGTCTTAATTCAATTTCAATATTATTTGATTTAATTTTAGTAACCTTTCCTAGCACAGGAGCAGTTCCGATATTTAATCTGAGCAATTCTCCTGCTTGGATTGGTTGTACCTTAATATCTTCAGTAGTACCTACAGCAGAATCAAAAAGATTTACTTCTAGTTTTAGCAATGTAGAGTTTTCAGGAAGTGTACCAGGTTTTCCAATAACTGAACCAATAAAGGAATCACTTCTAGTCATGGATGGATCTAATTTTGTTCCAATGGCTACCAAACCACCTGGTTTTACGGATTCAACAATCCCAGCAGCTGTACCTAATGATGTAATTTCTGTAAGTAATGGTTCATATGATTTTTTTTTCTCATTTAAAATTCCAGGTTTAATTTCTATTTCATCTCCTACATTAAAAATTCCCTGAGTAAGACTTCCACCAATAACTCCTCCTTTGATATTTTTTAATTTAGTTCCTGGTTTGTTTACATCAAATGATCTTAGAACATGCATAACAGTATCTTTTTTTTCATCTCTTTCAGGTGTTTTAATGGTGTTTTCTATAGCGCCGATTAGTGCATCAATGTTTAATTTTGATTGAGCTGAGATTGGTATTACAGGTGCTTTAGCTGCAAAAGTTCCTTTAACAAATTTTGATATTTCCTGAAAATTGTCAAGTGCTTCTTTGTAAGATAATAAATCAACTTTATTTTGGACCACAACGATTTGTTGAATACCTAATGTTTGAAGAGCTAAAAGATGTTCTTTGGTTTGGGGTTTTGGAACTTTTTCATTTGCGGCAACCAGTAACATAGCACCATCCATTAATGCAGAACCTGAGAGCATATTTGCCATTAAACTTTCGTGGCCTGGACTATCAACAAAACTAACTACCCTTGATAATTCACTTTCTTTACCACAATTATTACACCTTGGTGTAGTAGAATATCCTAAAGGTTCTTCACATTTTTTACATTTGTAAAATGCTGCATCAGAATAACCTACACGAATAGTGATACCACGTTTTAATTCTTGACTATGAACACTAGTCCATGAGCCTGTTAATGCTTGAATTAAAGTAGTTTTTCCATGATCTACATGACCAGCAGTTCCAATATTTACACAAGGCTGATATCCATATTTTTTAATATACCATTCAGGAAGTGTATCTCTCCAATGCATGAATCAAAATGAAGAATCGGTATATGTTAAGTTATTCTTTTTTATCTTCAGTTTTTTCTTCTGTAGCTTCAGAAGTTTCATCTACAGGAGCTTCAACTGGTAATTCACCATCAAATTTACAATTTATTTGATAGATTTCTTCAGATACAGTGTTTCCTCGCATTAATTTTCTAACTCTTTGTCCAATTTCTGCATCTTGAAGACCAACTCCTTTTGAAAGTAAAACATATTTTCTTGCAGAACCATGAATATCATTTCTCATAGGAACGCCAGATTTGTCACTTCCTCCAGTAAGTTTTAATTTTCCATTCAATCCAACAATTGATGCATCAGTTTCTTTTCCTAATTCTAATCCCAGTAATGGATTAGCGTCGCTATCTTTGAGTTCCTTAGAAATGGATTTTCCTGTGATATCTGAAATTGTTAGCTTGAAGTTTGCCAAGTATTCCAAAAAAATTATGAACGACTAATTAACGTTTGGACATTATTTTTAAATCAAGATTATCAAAGATAGGCATGACAGAAGAAATCAGATGTCCAAGATGTGATAAGAAAATGGTAGATATGCAAGCATGTCATATGTTTTGTCCTAATTGTGGGGCTCACTTGGATTGTTCTGATAAAGGAAATTTTTGGTAGTTAAATTCCCGGTCGATCTGGTATGTAATCAGTTGCCATGTTAACTGCCTGATCTTTCATAATCTCAAGATAAGTATCATAATCTGCTTCAAAATTGCAATGTGGACACTTTACATTTGTAATATCATCATCTAAAATCGCAACTTTTTCACACTCTGGGCATCTTGCATCCATGTATAATATTCTCAATTAAGATATTTAATCATAATCAAACAAGATTTTCTAGCGGAGTTAGTCTAGCTCGGTAAGATGTCAGCTTCCCAAGCTGAAGGTCGCGGGTTCAAATCCCGCACTCCGCATTATAATTCTCTGATTGCTTGTTCTATTATTCCTCTATCTGGTGCTCGTGGATAATATTTTAAATAATTTTTTAGATCCTCTTTGGCTCCTGAAATATTATTTTGTTTTTCTCGTATGTATGCACGATTTTTGTAAATCTTGGCAGATCTGTTTGGATTAATTTCAATAGCTTTTGTATAATTTTCCTCAGCCTTTTCGAATTTATTTGATTTTAGATAAAAATTACCCAATCCATTATAACTAAGATATGAATTAGGATTTGATTTCAAGCATTTTTCATAAAACTGGGTACACTCTGATGATTTTTGTGAATTTAGTAAGGAACCATAAAGATGTAATGCAGTAGAGTTGTTTGGATTAAGTTCTATTGCTTTTTTTAATAATTCTCCTGCCTTTGCAAAATTATTTTGAATTTGGTATCTCTCAGAAATCAGACACAATCTATTTGATTCATTATCATTACTTTCAAGATTGATTGAAGATAAAATATCAGAAGTGGTCAATATAATTAATAGTCGTCCTTCTTCTGCCCATTGTTTATCAAAAATTTCTTCAGGTATTGCTCCCTCTTGTTGTTCACCTTCTTTATTTCCTTTTTGAATATAATGAAGTATTGATTTTTCTTCAATATCGTATCCAGTAATTACAGATGCATGTTGGGTGATTTCTGGAATTCCTGGAAGAATAACAATTGGAGGTATACCAACATCAATAATTTTTTTTAGTTCTGATAATGAGGAATGAATAATTTTACAGGTGAGGCCATGTCTTTCTGCAAGTTCTATTCCTTCAATTAGAATACTACCAGAATATCCAGAGTAGTTTTTGGCAATTTCTTGTGCTTCAACCATAGGTAATTGTACATTCCAATATT of the Nitrosopumilus sp. genome contains:
- the cobO gene encoding cob(I)yrinic acid a,c-diamide adenosyltransferase; translated protein: MEKDGLVIVYTGKGKGKTTAALGLALRATGYQKKICMIQFIKGSWHYGEMDSSKRLEPEFEMVAIGKGFVGIIDDRSTKEEHEKIANEAIKISSEKIQSKNYDIIILDEVNYAVNLGLVSLNDVLNLIKSKPKELDLVLTGNYAKEEVIEMADLVTEMKEIKHPFQKGIKAKRGIDF
- a CDS encoding translation initiation factor IF-2 subunit alpha, with protein sequence MSTEIQEMPEQGEIVLATITKVMDHGAYVTLDEYDDIQGFLHISEIAPGWIRSVNRFIRDGEKKVLLVKKVNSQRGDIDLSLKQVSNDQKKQKLKEVKKFEKGKTILQNVKEKAKLSDTEIEKLEDSIYSKFDSVYDAFIEIARNGIESVKDLKLAKKTATVIEEICSKIKLPSVEIRGIMEITNQGSDGVEIIKKTLLDAIKKDSTIDITYLGAPKYRLSITSENFKAAEKALKPIIAEIQTNIEKKKGSFKFTREESKKTREN
- a CDS encoding cobyrinate a,c-diamide synthase; amino-acid sequence: MQIPRIVIAGATSGVGKTSITCSIIYALQKQGFSIQPFKVGPDYIDPSYLSSISNREVYNLDAWLMGRTNLLKSFISNSKSNISIIEGVMGYYDGFSGHSNFASTHHVASITKSPVILVLDASKTARSIAATLLGFLKFHNNSRIVGVILNKIGSKKHEFLCKNALEKIKIPIIGTIPKNPLLNLESRHLGLISTLDKKTLKNQIEKISKIISKTLDIQQIISIATNSIILPKISKPEHKKEKITIAVALDTSFNFYYQDNLESLRREGATIKFFSPIKDKKIPKCDGIYIGGGFPEVLGSSLAKNQSMKKIIKNLAEDNIPIYAECGGLMYLTKSIEIDNKKYQMIGLFDAKTRMTKKMTLNYTKGKIIKKTPISYKPHSIQGHEFHYSKLEDVSNDSKFVYDLEIGDGIKNHKDGMMQNNTLASYGHLYFDSSNYAKIFVNNCIKYSRT
- a CDS encoding translation initiation factor IF-2 subunit gamma is translated as MHWRDTLPEWYIKKYGYQPCVNIGTAGHVDHGKTTLIQALTGSWTSVHSQELKRGITIRVGYSDAAFYKCKKCEEPLGYSTTPRCNNCGKESELSRVVSFVDSPGHESLMANMLSGSALMDGAMLLVAANEKVPKPQTKEHLLALQTLGIQQIVVVQNKVDLLSYKEALDNFQEISKFVKGTFAAKAPVIPISAQSKLNIDALIGAIENTIKTPERDEKKDTVMHVLRSFDVNKPGTKLKNIKGGVIGGSLTQGIFNVGDEIEIKPGILNEKKKSYEPLLTEITSLGTAAGIVESVKPGGLVAIGTKLDPSMTRSDSFIGSVIGKPGTLPENSTLLKLEVNLFDSAVGTTEDIKVQPIQAGELLRLNIGTAPVLGKVTKIKSNNIEIELRRPACIFDGGNVAISRRISERWRLIGAGIVG
- a CDS encoding twitching motility protein PilT; protein product: MVEVICDTNFLIHIANKRIKNIDNLGTEIGQITFVVPQVVKNELLKLLKNPEKKNSISITLDFIKKFKIIPINGSFADKKLLNYASKNNVIIATMDKELKKNVKKLGSSIISLSNDKIVLES
- a CDS encoding RNA-protein complex protein Nop10, encoding MRFQLRKCLNCNHYTLKEKCVKCNQDTISAHPAKFSPDDKYMRYRLADRYT
- a CDS encoding YbhB/YbcL family Raf kinase inhibitor-like protein, which encodes MVSLTLESDAFQNGEVIPKKFGYKHGNHNPPLKIKGVPDNTLSLALIMDDPDAMGAVGKVWVHWVLWNIEPNSLEIQENSTPKNSIEGKTDFGEIGYGGPAPPDKEHTYIFKLYALDTKLDLKEGSTKKELENSMKNHIIAETKLEGRYSPP
- a CDS encoding S6e family ribosomal protein, whose translation is MANFKLTISDITGKSISKELKDSDANPLLGLELGKETDASIVGLNGKLKLTGGSDKSGVPMRNDIHGSARKYVLLSKGVGLQDAEIGQRVRKLMRGNTVSEEIYQINCKFDGELPVEAPVDETSEATEEKTEDKKE
- a CDS encoding zinc-domain-containing protein, producing MDARCPECEKVAILDDDITNVKCPHCNFEADYDTYLEIMKDQAVNMATDYIPDRPGI